tattttttcctttttgttttagtTTGAGTGAGACTGAAGCATACTAATGCTTGTTTGCCACATTGTTTATCTGAAAAGTTGTGTTTTCTTTTAGTTCATTTCTCTCTCTTTGCTTGTGTTTTTGAACTtggatttatattattattactattattatattattactattattattaatattattattattattattattattattattattattattattattattattattattatttcatcagCTCTTACAAAATCTTGTTATCATTTTACCTTGATGCTAATCCTAATGCAGAATCTGAGCAAGGAGTTGCACAGGCTATTCTTCGAGGGCTTATAGATTTCAAACGGGAACCTTGGCCCAGTATTTCTGAAAGTGCTAAAAGTCTTGTTAAGCAAATGTTAGAACCAGACCCTAAGCTTCGATTAACGGCCAAACAAGTGCTTGGTATGTTCATGACTTTCCATAGTCATATTATTCAAACAATCAGTTGCATGCTGTAAGTTTCAGCACTGAAATAATCTAGTggtgtttgttttatatttgtaaaAGGAAATCATGTGAAGAAGTCTCAACCATTTCGATTGTAATAATTAAGCTATTTTCGTAACTAAACTTGATTAATGAGAATtttactctatttttttttttgttttaaaatttaaatccTGAAAATCCTTTTTTCTTTGCATCTTTGTTTTCATACAAAAACTTAAATAGGGAAACAAAGTGGATGGTTGAAGGAGAAGGGTCTATATGTGTAGACATGTTACTATATTGAATAAAAATTAGAAATCATTTATGGTGattatgttataaataaatacTTATCAGAATAAATTCCCGAGCTTCATGATGTTTTCCTTTACCTGTCTTGCAGAGCATCCTTGGCTCCAAAATGCTAAGAAGGCTCCAAATGTTCCTCTTGGAGATGTAGTCAAGTCAAGGCTTAAGCAATTCTCAATGATGAATCGATTCAAAAGAAAAGCCCTTAGGGTTGGTTCATCGCATCTAGTGATTTCTTAGCAAGTGCATATTACTTTATATTAAAACTAAGACTGTACAGTTGAAAACAGGTAATTGCTGATTTCTTATCCAATGAAGAAGTTGAAGACATCAAAGAGATGTTCAAGAAGATGGATACTGATAATGATGGTATAGTTTCTATTGAAGAACTAAAAGTTGGATTCCGAAACTCTGACTCTCAACTTGCTGAGTCTGAAATTCAGATGTTTATTGAAGCGGTGAGCATTGTCAATTTTCCTTTTTCCTCTAGCTTATTGGGCCTATTCAATTAGATCATTCTAATATGAGGGCCTTTTTGGTTCtatcaaattttttattattccttTCTTATGCTCTGTTTTCATATTAATTTTCGAACATCTGTGTTGATGGTTCTGAAAGTATAACCTTCCAGCTTGAAATTGTTCTTGACTTCTTGTTTTATCTTGATCATTGTATTTGACATCAGGTAGATAATAATGGTAAGGGAACACTAGACTACGGAGAATTTGTTGCCATTTCTCTTCATTTGAAAAGAATGGCTAATGACGAGCATCTTCACAAGGCCTTCTCCTATTTTGACAAGGATGGGAATGGATACATTGAACCAGAAGAGTTACGGAATGCCTTGATGGAGGATGGAACTGACGACTGTACAGATGTAGCAAATGATATTTTCCAAGAAGTAGACACAGACAAGGTGAATAGTCTATACTTTTTCATTAAATGTAGTAATGATCAGGGAATCTCTTAATCTTAAACTCTTGAATAATCACAGGATGGAAAAATCAGCTATGATGAATTTGTGGCTATGATGAAAACTGGAACGGATTGGAGAAAAGCTTCTCGGCATTACTCACGAGGGAGATTCAATAGCTTGAGCTTAAAGTTAATGAAAGACGGTTCTTTAAACTTAGGAAATGAGTAGTTGTCCACTGTTTGCTTATATTCATTCAATCTGTTTTTCCACATAGTGTATTAGTCCTCCTAAATCCTGGACTGGCTTCTTTGTGATGATTATTTGGTTCCTTGTTAGATAGGGTCCTTTTGACCTGGTGTTGTCCGAGTCACGAAGGAAGGGGTACGGCAAAATATACACACCCTTTGTTACTTGTGTAAAACATGGTGCCTTGGAGCCAATGGTGTGACATGTATGATTCCAATCATTTTAACATCCCACCTTCTCTTCTGGTTTGAGAATGTTGATTCAAAACTCTTTAGTGCAGTCAGAATGTTTATCGAGGTGTGAATATCTTCTAGTTTGTATTATGGACTCAGATTTGGTTATTTTATTGTACCCTACTCTACTAATATTTTGGTCCTAGAATGGCTGTGTATTCCAGGATAATATATTATTGCTGCTTACTGTAGGAAAGTTCAGAAGAGCCTGTAAGATGTACCGCTTCTTGAATTTTGTGGTTGTATGATGGTATAGTCAGTTGTGTTATATTGTAACATTCCACTATCTAAGAGCATAAGACCATCACAAAAGAAACAACtaaaaaatctggaaaaaaagGAAGCAATATGTTTTGCTCATGCAACATTATGCCATTAAAAGTTTTTTCAGCACAACAAGGAATCTTCAATATTATGACAGCAGTCTGCTATATTGGCCCTAAAAGTTTTAAACTTTGAAATTTCTCAGTTTCATAATTTATTGCGCATTGTTTTCCTTACTGCCTTGTGTGCCATAATTTATTGCGCATTGTTTTCCTTACTGCCTTGTGTGCTCGTTTTTGGTACTTTGAATGACTTGAGATGTTATTTGtagtattttgaatttgaaaaccaaaaaaTTTATAGTAATGGCTTTAGGTGATAGTAAATTCTTTTATGTTAATAGTTGTGAAACTATCAAGGAAATGTCagatattcttgaaatgaaatttgGAGTTTTTTCAAGTATTGAGCAAGAGGAGATGAACACTCGAGGCGAAAAAGATAAAGATatcacttttaaatttttttaaaatttagaaatattaaaaattatattggaACGTTTTTTGCTAACCAATATCTAAGAGTTAAGAATCGCAAGCTTAATCCAATCCTTAAATTAAGAGATAAGAGCCTTCATGAATTCCAGAAAAAATAAGGAAAGAAGAAAATCATAGAGAAATTGAACGAACTAGTTCAATTATTTGAAGATTGAATAGCAAGCTCAAAAATTGAAGAATCATCAACTTCATCAAACTCCTATCAAACAACTTCATTAGTTTCCTTCGAAAGATCATACTCAATAGTTGAACGATCTTCAGAAGAATCAACATCAACCGAAGGAATCTTATGTGTAAGAAACTTTTAAGAAGAAGGATCATCTAGTGgaatcttcaaaagaaaaaaaaggataatAAATATCAACTTTGGAGAGAAACATAAAATAACTTTCttccaacgaagaagatgaagcttgcTTAAAGCATCCTAcgagaaagatgatgttgaggtaACTAAATCATCTTACAAGCAATTGTTTAAAATTGGTGCTAAATTAGTCGAATAGAATGATAAATTTAGAAAACACAACTTATACCTTAAAGAATATTTAGGACCTCTTGAGGAAATCAATACATCGTTTAAGTTAGAAATAACTAAAATTAGAAACTTAAAATAAGCTTGTGAGACACGTGTCTCACTAAAAAGGAATTAATTGAATTGCTAGAAAACCTAGATAAATTTACTCTAGAGAAAGAAAAGTTTGAATTAATCCTATCAAGTCAAAGGCCTTCCTTAAATAAGaacatattataattaaaaaaagaatggAAAACCTAGTAGAGGTGTAGATCATAAAAAAAAAGAATCATCCACTTTATAAATGCA
The Vicia villosa cultivar HV-30 ecotype Madison, WI linkage group LG6, Vvil1.0, whole genome shotgun sequence genome window above contains:
- the LOC131609385 gene encoding calcium-dependent protein kinase 13, producing the protein MGNCCRSPAAVAREDVKSSFSNHDHGKRVGNDTHAGSKKPPPPVTVLGGAAKDNMEERYLVDRELGRGEFGVTYLCIDRDTRELLACKSISKRKLRTAVDVDDVRREVAIMRHLPKSSSIVTLREACEDDNAVHLVMELCEGGELFDRIVARGHYTERAAAAVARTIVEVVQLCHKHGVIHRDLKPENFLFANKKENSPLKAIDFGLSIFFKPGEKFSEIVGSPYYMAPEVLKRNYGPEIDIWSAGVILYILLCGVPPFWAESEQGVAQAILRGLIDFKREPWPSISESAKSLVKQMLEPDPKLRLTAKQVLEHPWLQNAKKAPNVPLGDVVKSRLKQFSMMNRFKRKALRVIADFLSNEEVEDIKEMFKKMDTDNDGIVSIEELKVGFRNSDSQLAESEIQMFIEAVDNNGKGTLDYGEFVAISLHLKRMANDEHLHKAFSYFDKDGNGYIEPEELRNALMEDGTDDCTDVANDIFQEVDTDKDGKISYDEFVAMMKTGTDWRKASRHYSRGRFNSLSLKLMKDGSLNLGNE